Proteins encoded within one genomic window of Lysinibacillus sphaericus:
- a CDS encoding MBL fold metallo-hydrolase, which yields MEILELPIEFEFNGQRNTIYPSLIVWNNELTLVDTGYINFLPLIENEIIKRGYEMKYLKNIIITHYDDDHIGSLHDFKEKYPWINIIASEIESSYLSGEMKSESLVQAEELLENMPPEEIAFGKWFIKQLKELKPIAIDQKVHDGNMILYNECRVVATPGHTSGHISLYFPKLNSVITGDAAANENQQLVIANPHFCLNMDNAKHSLRKIQNLQADTYYCYHGGKIAL from the coding sequence ATGGAGATTTTAGAATTACCGATTGAATTTGAATTTAACGGACAAAGGAACACGATATATCCTAGCTTAATTGTATGGAACAATGAACTAACATTGGTCGATACAGGGTATATAAATTTTTTACCATTGATTGAAAATGAAATTATTAAACGTGGCTATGAAATGAAATATTTAAAGAATATTATTATTACGCATTATGATGATGATCATATCGGCTCTTTACATGATTTCAAAGAAAAATATCCTTGGATAAACATTATTGCTAGTGAAATAGAATCATCATATCTTAGTGGCGAAATGAAGTCTGAGAGCTTAGTACAGGCGGAGGAATTACTGGAAAATATGCCACCTGAAGAAATAGCATTTGGCAAATGGTTTATCAAGCAACTAAAGGAATTAAAACCTATTGCAATCGATCAAAAGGTCCATGATGGTAACATGATTCTATATAACGAATGTCGAGTAGTTGCAACACCTGGGCATACATCCGGGCATATTTCATTATATTTTCCAAAGTTAAATAGTGTTATTACAGGGGATGCTGCTGCTAATGAAAATCAACAATTAGTTATTGCAAATCCACACTTTTGTTTAAACATGGACAACGCAAAACACTCTTTGCGTAAAATTCAAAACCTTCAAGCTGACACGTACTATTGTTATCATGGTGGGAAAATTGCTTTATAG